One window of the Shewanella maritima genome contains the following:
- a CDS encoding glutaredoxin family protein yields the protein MNNNRFRLYHTDGCHLCELAQALIEQALLEGAQVSYQLIDICDQQTLADKYGTSIPVFSDGQRDLNWPFDLEQLQQFIGSSV from the coding sequence ATGAATAACAACAGGTTTCGCCTTTATCACACCGATGGCTGCCACTTGTGCGAGCTTGCTCAAGCACTTATAGAGCAAGCACTACTTGAAGGTGCACAGGTTTCGTATCAGCTTATTGATATTTGTGACCAGCAAACTTTAGCCGATAAATATGGCACAAGTATCCCAGTATTTAGTGATGGCCAACGCGATCTAAATTGGCCTTTTGACCTTGAGCAGTTACAACAATTTATAGGGAGCTCAGTTTGA
- a CDS encoding YfcL family protein — translation MLEKIDATVESWIEEAVAHGDDDALFASGYLQGHIAVVLSELEAQEQQDLAALDAKMVDCLALADDELNQSDYALIDNAWQQLRERIVAAI, via the coding sequence ATGTTAGAAAAAATTGATGCAACAGTAGAAAGCTGGATTGAAGAGGCTGTTGCCCATGGTGATGATGATGCTTTATTTGCCAGTGGCTACCTGCAAGGACACATTGCTGTTGTGTTGTCGGAATTAGAAGCGCAGGAGCAACAAGACCTAGCTGCATTAGATGCAAAGATGGTTGATTGTTTGGCGCTTGCTGATGATGAGCTTAATCAATCCGATTACGCGCTGATTGACAACGCTTGGCAGCAATTACGAGAGCGTATTGTCGCTGCAATTTAA
- a CDS encoding RNA methyltransferase — protein MKNQVSIGLINPKTPTNVNGVMRACGCYQASQVFYTGNRYDYAKRAERQFEVDTQNVAAKIPLTRVEELLESVPEQAKIVCVDLVVGATPLPEFTHPENAFYIFGPEDGTIPQQIIDAADEVVYVPTVGCMNLAASANVLLYDRLAKSSVTADDELIKQSRDTNNRTRVKHWLK, from the coding sequence ATGAAAAATCAGGTCTCAATTGGACTGATCAACCCAAAAACACCAACTAACGTAAATGGCGTGATGCGCGCTTGTGGTTGTTATCAAGCATCTCAGGTGTTTTATACCGGTAATCGTTATGATTATGCCAAACGGGCAGAACGTCAGTTTGAAGTTGACACTCAAAATGTTGCGGCTAAGATCCCACTCACTCGCGTTGAAGAATTACTTGAATCTGTGCCTGAACAAGCAAAGATTGTTTGCGTTGATCTTGTTGTTGGCGCCACGCCACTACCTGAGTTCACTCACCCTGAAAATGCCTTTTATATCTTCGGCCCAGAAGATGGCACCATTCCTCAGCAAATAATCGATGCAGCAGACGAAGTGGTTTATGTGCCAACTGTTGGTTGCATGAATCTTGCCGCAAGTGCCAATGTGCTGCTTTATGATCGCTTAGCTAAATCTTCAGTGACCGCTGATGATGAGCTGATTAAACAAAGCCGAGATACTAATAATCGCACAAGAGTAAAGCACTGGCTTAAGTAG
- the rmf gene encoding ribosome modulation factor: protein MKRQKRDRLDRAFSKGFQAGIGGRSKENCPYANLDSRSQWLGGWREGVDGRLSGLFNK, encoded by the coding sequence ATGAAAAGACAAAAAAGAGATCGTTTAGATAGAGCTTTTTCAAAAGGATTTCAAGCAGGGATTGGAGGGCGCTCTAAAGAGAATTGTCCTTATGCCAACTTAGATTCACGGTCACAATGGCTTGGTGGTTGGCGAGAGGGCGTAGACGGTCGCTTATCGGGTTTATTTAACAAATAG
- a CDS encoding MFS transporter, giving the protein MPHNFGSKHTFTWLRACYFFFFAILGLLVPYLGVFFESRGFNPQQIGFLLAIVLGTRIIAPNVWAWVADKTGYRTELIKLGAIGAAISFVSFFYHGSMLYLALSLVIYTFFWNSILAQLEVVTLESLGENAHQYGKIRSWGSVGYIVLVIAAGAAIDRYGAEILPSLGMGLFLLLALCTLPLPKANVDEAQKRAITPLKLSASVSLFLLSALLMQMSVGPFYGFFVLYLKQVGYSETLAGVLVALGVLAEIGIFIKAPWLIQKFGLKLLLIISTALTALRWLVLAWYPQNLSLVCLSQVLHAFTFGLTHAVSIQFIYQQFPKAHRSRGQALYASISFGVGGALGTWLTGIIWGDGSSSALVWVFAAICAIISALVVLAINMDKPHQHELTQSHAST; this is encoded by the coding sequence ATGCCACACAACTTTGGCTCTAAGCACACGTTTACCTGGCTTAGAGCCTGTTACTTCTTTTTCTTTGCCATCCTAGGCTTGCTCGTCCCGTATCTTGGGGTCTTCTTCGAGTCACGCGGTTTTAACCCGCAGCAAATTGGTTTTCTGTTAGCAATTGTATTAGGTACGCGAATTATCGCGCCTAATGTGTGGGCATGGGTTGCCGACAAAACCGGTTATCGAACCGAGCTGATTAAACTCGGTGCCATTGGCGCTGCAATTAGCTTCGTTAGTTTTTTCTATCATGGCTCTATGCTGTACCTAGCCCTGAGCTTGGTGATTTACACCTTTTTCTGGAACTCGATTTTGGCGCAGCTGGAAGTGGTCACATTAGAGTCATTAGGTGAAAATGCTCATCAATATGGCAAAATCCGTAGCTGGGGCAGTGTTGGTTACATCGTATTGGTAATAGCTGCAGGTGCGGCAATTGACCGCTATGGTGCAGAAATTTTGCCAAGCCTAGGTATGGGATTGTTTTTGCTGTTAGCACTGTGCACTTTACCTTTACCCAAAGCTAATGTTGATGAGGCACAAAAACGCGCCATTACGCCACTTAAGCTTTCAGCCTCAGTATCGCTATTTTTACTGTCAGCTCTGTTAATGCAAATGAGTGTTGGGCCGTTTTATGGTTTTTTCGTACTTTATCTAAAGCAAGTCGGATACAGCGAAACGCTCGCTGGCGTGTTAGTCGCGTTGGGGGTACTAGCAGAAATTGGTATATTTATAAAAGCGCCTTGGCTTATTCAAAAGTTCGGCCTAAAGCTGTTGTTGATTATCAGCACCGCGCTCACAGCATTGCGCTGGCTTGTTTTAGCTTGGTATCCGCAAAATTTATCTTTAGTGTGTTTAAGCCAAGTACTGCACGCATTTACCTTCGGGTTAACCCATGCCGTGTCGATTCAGTTTATTTATCAGCAATTCCCCAAAGCCCATCGTAGTCGCGGTCAGGCATTGTATGCGAGCATCAGTTTTGGCGTGGGCGGTGCACTAGGTACTTGGCTTACTGGGATCATCTGGGGGGATGGTAGTAGCAGTGCTTTAGTGTGGGTTTTTGCGGCAATTTGCGCGATAATCTCGGCGCTGGTTGTACTGGCGATAAATATGGATAAGCCTCATCAGCATGAGCTAACTCAAAGTCACGCATCTACCTAG
- the rlmKL gene encoding bifunctional 23S rRNA (guanine(2069)-N(7))-methyltransferase RlmK/23S rRNA (guanine(2445)-N(2))-methyltransferase RlmL yields the protein MFNFFAAAPKGFEYSLANELKGFGAEQVKESVAGVYFSAPLELAYRITMWTRLASRIVLVIYKGPCDSPEQLYNAAYCIDWPSHFSNRSTFSIDFHGTGGFINNTQFGALKIKDAIVDRFRDDGESRPDVSRVNPDIRIDSHYRNGQITIAINFSGSALHQRGYRSTTGEAPLKENLAANMLARCGWQNEPTTLLDPFCGSGTVLIEAALIAADIAPGLQRQRFGFEHWRSHNKAVWQEVVEEAKARASLGKTRCEVKFYGSDIDSRLVALAKRNAQNAGVADLIEFNVANALNVAPPAAEGFLISNPPYGERLGNISELLQLYYQLGDKFKKEFGGWKVAMLCSDIELLSSLKLKADKQMKMFNGALECAFNLYTLHAKSTRRSAPELPEGVDVADIAPAFANRIKKNMKQLTKWAKRENIDSFRIYDADLPEYNVAIDKYVDYVVIQEYAAPSSIPEAVTKRRISDVLLALPHALGINPDNITLKTRERQKGTNQYEKLDSQKLEVITQEYNARFKLNLTGYLDTGLFLDHRVTRKLVGEKSQGKRVLNLFSYTGSASVHAALGGASSITTVDMSNTYLNWAKENFALNGLNDRKFQFVQADCLQWIKDNDHQAFDLIFIDPPTFSNSKRMEDSWDVQRDHLAMLTDLVKLMAPNGEVIFSNNKRKFKMDIDGLNAIGIDVKNIDSQCLPQDFKRNPQIHNVWRLTHAK from the coding sequence ATGTTTAATTTTTTTGCTGCAGCCCCAAAAGGGTTTGAATACAGTCTGGCTAATGAGCTTAAAGGATTTGGAGCAGAACAAGTCAAGGAGAGTGTGGCAGGGGTGTACTTTTCGGCTCCGCTAGAGCTGGCATACCGCATTACCATGTGGACTCGCCTCGCTAGCCGTATTGTATTGGTTATCTACAAAGGCCCATGTGACTCGCCTGAGCAATTGTATAACGCTGCATATTGTATTGACTGGCCGTCGCACTTCTCTAATCGCAGCACATTTAGTATTGATTTCCACGGCACGGGTGGCTTCATCAATAACACTCAGTTTGGCGCGCTTAAAATTAAAGACGCCATTGTAGACCGTTTCCGTGATGATGGTGAGTCGCGCCCAGATGTGTCGCGAGTCAATCCCGATATTCGTATCGATTCACACTACCGTAATGGCCAAATTACCATTGCTATCAACTTCTCAGGCTCAGCGCTGCACCAACGTGGTTACCGTTCAACTACTGGTGAAGCGCCGCTTAAAGAAAATTTAGCTGCCAACATGCTCGCGCGCTGTGGTTGGCAAAATGAGCCAACTACCTTGTTAGACCCATTTTGTGGTAGTGGTACGGTATTGATTGAAGCGGCACTGATTGCCGCAGATATTGCTCCTGGTTTGCAGCGTCAACGTTTCGGTTTTGAGCACTGGCGCAGCCACAACAAAGCTGTGTGGCAAGAGGTGGTTGAAGAGGCAAAAGCACGCGCATCGTTAGGTAAAACTCGCTGCGAAGTTAAGTTCTACGGCTCAGACATCGACTCTCGCTTAGTTGCGCTGGCTAAACGCAATGCGCAAAATGCAGGTGTGGCCGACCTTATTGAGTTTAATGTTGCGAACGCGCTGAATGTGGCTCCGCCAGCTGCCGAGGGCTTTTTAATCTCTAACCCTCCTTACGGTGAGCGTTTAGGTAATATCTCAGAGCTACTGCAGCTTTACTATCAGCTTGGCGACAAGTTTAAGAAGGAGTTTGGTGGCTGGAAGGTTGCCATGCTTTGTAGCGATATTGAGTTACTTTCTTCGCTAAAGCTAAAAGCTGACAAGCAAATGAAGATGTTTAATGGTGCGTTAGAATGTGCCTTTAACCTTTATACTTTACATGCGAAAAGCACCCGTCGCAGTGCGCCAGAGTTACCCGAAGGTGTCGATGTGGCAGATATCGCCCCAGCATTCGCCAATCGCATTAAAAAGAACATGAAGCAGCTGACTAAGTGGGCTAAGCGCGAGAATATTGATAGCTTCAGAATTTATGACGCCGACCTGCCTGAATACAATGTCGCTATCGATAAGTATGTCGATTATGTCGTGATCCAGGAATATGCTGCGCCGTCATCTATTCCAGAAGCGGTAACAAAGAGGCGTATTAGTGATGTGCTTTTAGCGCTACCACATGCCTTGGGTATTAACCCTGACAATATCACGTTGAAAACCCGTGAGCGCCAAAAGGGTACGAATCAGTATGAAAAGCTAGACTCACAAAAGCTTGAGGTGATCACCCAAGAATACAATGCGCGCTTTAAGCTTAATTTGACCGGTTACCTTGATACAGGTTTGTTCCTCGACCACCGTGTCACCCGTAAATTAGTCGGTGAGAAGTCTCAGGGCAAGCGCGTACTTAACTTGTTCTCGTATACAGGCTCAGCGTCAGTGCATGCAGCGTTGGGCGGCGCATCGTCAATCACTACGGTCGATATGTCTAATACTTACCTGAACTGGGCAAAAGAGAATTTTGCACTCAATGGATTAAACGATCGAAAGTTCCAATTTGTGCAAGCCGATTGCCTGCAATGGATTAAAGATAATGATCACCAAGCGTTTGATTTGATCTTTATCGACCCGCCAACCTTTTCAAACTCTAAACGTATGGAAGACAGTTGGGACGTACAACGTGACCACTTGGCCATGCTGACTGACTTGGTCAAACTGATGGCGCCAAATGGTGAGGTTATTTTCTCTAACAACAAGCGTAAATTTAAGATGGATATTGATGGCTTGAATGCCATTGGTATTGACGTAAAGAACATCGATAGTCAGTGTTTGCCGCAAGACTTTAAGCGTAACCCACAGATCCATAATGTGTGGCGTTTGACTCACGCAAAGTAG
- a CDS encoding ATP-NAD kinase family protein yields the protein MKQFRLGLIINPLAGLGGSVALKGSDGVAAKAIAKGAEPKAQLRMQQALSVILPFKQYITIKTCSGDMGETLCRQMGFNTEVVYRCGADENVENNSRVSIASSPLQETNAQETHAQDTKNAATAMLSETLDLLLFAGGDGTARDIYAVVDDKLPVLGVPAGVKIHSGVYGITPNAAGTVVKMLLEGELVSLMSADVMDIDETLFRLGVVKAKRYGEMQVPAEPRYVQAVKMGGKESDELVLADIAAEVIEQMDDELFIMGSGSTVEAVMEELGLENTLLGVDAVQHEQLVGQDLDAKALLELAANNACKLVITLIGGQGHILGRGNQQLSPALIKQLGKDNILLVATKTKLKALEGRPLIVDSGDPELDKALTGYFKVITGYRDYVMYPVANPDLVDADVAAPLPSEELSKAE from the coding sequence GTGAAGCAATTTCGACTTGGTTTAATCATTAATCCACTTGCTGGGTTAGGTGGGAGCGTAGCGTTAAAGGGCTCGGATGGCGTTGCTGCCAAAGCTATTGCTAAAGGCGCTGAGCCTAAAGCGCAGTTAAGAATGCAGCAAGCACTGAGCGTGATATTGCCTTTTAAGCAATACATTACGATTAAGACTTGTAGCGGTGATATGGGCGAAACGCTTTGTCGGCAAATGGGTTTTAACACTGAAGTTGTTTATCGCTGCGGCGCTGATGAAAACGTCGAGAATAACTCAAGAGTTAGTATCGCTTCGAGTCCCCTCCAAGAGACTAATGCCCAAGAGACTCACGCACAAGATACTAAAAATGCCGCGACTGCGATGCTGTCTGAAACCCTCGATTTATTGCTGTTTGCTGGAGGTGATGGCACCGCGCGCGATATCTATGCCGTTGTTGATGACAAGCTGCCAGTTTTAGGTGTACCCGCTGGTGTGAAAATTCACTCTGGTGTATACGGCATCACTCCAAATGCAGCAGGCACGGTAGTTAAAATGCTACTTGAAGGTGAGCTAGTCAGCTTAATGTCTGCTGATGTCATGGATATAGATGAAACCTTATTCAGGCTAGGCGTGGTGAAAGCTAAGCGCTATGGGGAAATGCAGGTACCTGCTGAGCCAAGATACGTACAAGCTGTCAAAATGGGTGGCAAAGAAAGTGATGAGCTAGTGCTTGCTGATATTGCAGCAGAAGTCATTGAGCAAATGGATGACGAGCTATTCATTATGGGCTCGGGCAGCACTGTCGAAGCCGTCATGGAAGAGCTTGGGTTAGAGAACACATTACTTGGCGTTGATGCCGTGCAACACGAGCAACTAGTGGGTCAAGATTTAGATGCCAAAGCGCTACTCGAGCTAGCAGCTAACAATGCTTGTAAATTGGTGATCACCTTAATTGGTGGCCAAGGGCACATATTAGGCCGCGGTAACCAGCAATTGTCTCCTGCATTGATTAAACAGTTAGGAAAAGACAATATTTTATTGGTTGCCACAAAAACTAAGTTAAAAGCCCTTGAAGGTCGGCCACTAATTGTGGATAGTGGCGACCCTGAATTAGATAAAGCCTTAACTGGCTACTTTAAGGTCATTACTGGGTATCGAGATTATGTTATGTATCCAGTAGCCAACCCAGATCTTGTGGATGCAGATGTAGCTGCACCTCTACCAAGCGAAGAATTAAGTAAAGCGGAGTAA
- a CDS encoding DUF3466 family protein — protein sequence MKLKLDKALSLVAAGVLASLSSAHAAPVYEIQNITEVLNDETGLVEVDLNGTLENTRNGYGMGLNADNELIGISKGKKLLTDDDINSGIINPEDGLQPEETLTYSVLSPIQANNFTFTAQENDPVDAWTPTFFSIAGTTPPSERDDEGELVVNSIDTYLYGLNNNDTKVGSRSGVEKTLPYEGTDEEQEFWYYRDFEQRGVAVVAGTEHDLIPPYTTYTFEATDELPEQDVELGGYSLLAAVSNNNLAAGYVSTDIAETSKSTINNCVTQAASSAETDSPVPVEACIQNNQYPNSNSIIYIQYQIRAGVWDLATLDANGSPTFTELPLGLEPEENSTATYVAQGLGVNNNGVVVGRSHTYRTGSDTLYQDPAYWVKNDEGVYEHHRAPLNNDQYFGLAYDINDDGLMVGYYQRYIQGYQRNKFFIYDINSGDTEVTTPNDFANGLSELSSYPKDINNAGMVVGNIEVTYEKDKPRAKAAFLYNHNDGDFVNLNNQLTCESKGYKRNDDNNWERHKVTITDGDGKQLTYESSFYLVEANSVAEDGTIVGTAFVRKPEYQYDDEGNLIIGENNRPYFALDGNGNPLTTNIPRMVVLKPASGAEACTVVDDNEDKPYERKGAASLVWLLALPLVLLRRRFFK from the coding sequence ATGAAGTTAAAGTTGGACAAAGCCTTATCGTTAGTGGCTGCGGGTGTGTTGGCCTCGCTTAGCTCTGCTCACGCGGCTCCAGTGTACGAAATCCAAAATATCACTGAAGTACTTAACGACGAGACAGGCCTAGTTGAAGTCGACTTGAATGGTACGCTTGAAAATACCCGTAACGGTTATGGTATGGGGCTGAATGCTGATAATGAGCTTATTGGTATTTCTAAGGGTAAAAAGCTGTTGACCGATGATGATATTAACAGCGGTATCATTAACCCTGAAGATGGTTTACAGCCTGAAGAAACGCTTACCTATTCTGTGTTAAGCCCTATACAAGCTAATAACTTTACTTTTACTGCTCAAGAAAACGATCCTGTCGACGCTTGGACGCCTACATTTTTTAGTATTGCAGGTACAACACCGCCATCTGAGCGTGATGATGAAGGTGAATTGGTCGTTAATTCGATTGATACCTATTTGTATGGCTTAAATAACAATGATACCAAAGTTGGTTCTCGCTCTGGTGTAGAAAAAACTTTGCCATATGAAGGGACTGATGAAGAGCAAGAGTTTTGGTACTACCGCGATTTTGAGCAACGTGGTGTAGCTGTAGTTGCCGGTACTGAGCATGATCTCATTCCGCCTTATACGACTTATACGTTTGAAGCGACGGACGAATTGCCAGAGCAAGATGTTGAGCTAGGTGGTTACTCACTACTTGCCGCTGTGAGTAATAACAATTTAGCTGCAGGTTATGTATCTACTGATATTGCAGAGACCAGTAAGTCGACCATTAATAACTGTGTTACGCAAGCGGCAAGCTCTGCAGAAACTGATTCACCTGTACCAGTTGAAGCTTGTATTCAAAATAACCAATATCCTAACTCGAATAGCATTATCTATATTCAATACCAGATTCGAGCTGGTGTATGGGACTTAGCGACACTTGACGCCAACGGCTCGCCTACCTTTACCGAGCTTCCGTTAGGCTTGGAGCCTGAAGAAAACTCGACCGCAACGTACGTGGCACAAGGGCTAGGTGTTAACAATAACGGTGTTGTTGTTGGTCGCTCCCACACCTACCGCACCGGCAGCGATACCTTGTATCAAGATCCTGCTTATTGGGTGAAAAATGATGAGGGTGTGTATGAGCATCATCGTGCACCTTTAAACAATGATCAGTATTTCGGCCTTGCTTACGATATTAATGACGATGGTTTGATGGTGGGTTACTACCAGCGTTATATACAAGGGTATCAGCGTAATAAGTTCTTTATTTACGACATTAACTCTGGTGATACAGAGGTGACGACACCAAACGACTTTGCTAATGGCCTATCTGAGCTCAGTTCGTATCCAAAAGACATTAACAATGCCGGTATGGTCGTTGGTAACATTGAAGTGACTTACGAGAAAGATAAGCCACGTGCTAAGGCTGCTTTCTTGTATAACCACAACGATGGTGACTTTGTTAACTTAAATAACCAGCTTACCTGTGAGTCAAAAGGCTATAAGCGTAACGATGACAATAACTGGGAACGTCATAAGGTTACGATTACCGATGGTGATGGTAAACAATTAACTTATGAATCTAGCTTTTACCTTGTTGAAGCTAACAGTGTCGCTGAAGATGGCACCATTGTTGGTACCGCGTTTGTTCGTAAGCCTGAGTATCAATATGATGATGAAGGTAATCTAATTATTGGTGAGAACAACCGCCCATACTTCGCGCTAGATGGTAACGGTAACCCGTTAACGACTAACATTCCACGTATGGTTGTGTTAAAGCCTGCAAGTGGCGCTGAAGCTTGTACAGTGGTAGATGATAACGAAGACAAGCCATATGAGCGAAAAGGTGCTGCTAGCTTAGTATGGCTGTTAGCATTACCTTTAGTGTTACTGAGAAGACGTTTCTTCAAGTAA
- the fabA gene encoding 3-hydroxyacyl-[acyl-carrier-protein] dehydratase FabA has product MERANSFTKEELIACGHGDLFGPNSPRLPIDNMLMIDRITTINADGGEFGKGEIVAELDINPDLWFFQCHFAGDPVMPGCLGLDAMWQLVGFYLGWEGAEGKGRALGVGEVKFTGQVLPEAKKVTYKLTLKRKIHRKLVMGIADAVMEVDGREIYSATDLKVGIFTDTSTF; this is encoded by the coding sequence ATGGAACGAGCAAACAGCTTTACAAAAGAAGAACTAATAGCCTGTGGTCATGGCGACTTATTTGGCCCAAACAGCCCTCGCCTGCCAATTGATAACATGCTAATGATCGACCGTATTACGACTATCAATGCTGATGGTGGTGAATTTGGTAAAGGCGAGATTGTAGCTGAGCTTGATATCAACCCGGATCTTTGGTTCTTCCAATGCCACTTTGCGGGCGACCCAGTAATGCCTGGCTGTTTAGGTCTCGATGCGATGTGGCAACTTGTTGGCTTTTACCTAGGCTGGGAAGGCGCTGAAGGTAAAGGTCGTGCATTAGGGGTTGGTGAAGTGAAGTTCACCGGACAAGTGTTACCCGAGGCAAAAAAGGTGACCTACAAGCTTACATTGAAACGTAAAATTCACCGTAAGCTGGTTATGGGTATTGCCGATGCTGTAATGGAAGTGGATGGCCGTGAAATTTACAGTGCGACAGATCTAAAAGTTGGTATTTTTACAGATACTTCAACGTTCTAA
- a CDS encoding Lon-insertion domain-containing protein — protein MTQTKLASATLAPQYHIPSQLPAISYPSHLLVGQEKLVDSFNLASGIEAQQLYIADYTGIDRIALFDALTLQANTPSDTYLVAVKRTDNTVAFEWQQQLPNDKVGTIASQTKSHIYLNGRITRQQLLGKVVNKGSGSQYLPGALAQHHYVYICAESLYKREGMWELVMQILDNRKYRVNRELAEIPLNSKIVLVGSGLLFSHMRQEDSVFAEHFPILAEMSHELDLTKYKESQYIQWLQQLAKKHHVELDQSAILPLFWYSAKLVEHQQRLSLNMLAMSHLMAQAQYFATSNNSSMPTKVGATAIATAINKQIARHNTSEEFSAQSFDDKFINLATDGELIGQVNGLTVIDTGDYSYGEPARITTSVHYGDGEVADIERKSELGGNIHAKGMMILSACLYRIFGRDAPLHLNANIVFEQSYQEIDGDSASLAEYCCLMSAIAEKPIKQSIGVTGALDQFGNVQAIGGINEKIEGFFNICRRRGLTGTQGVIMPSANVLQLNLNPEVIKAVNDGLFAIYAIDHMDDAIELLMQIPAGEPDDNNTFAPDSLYGLVQQRLDRLAGHEEVEELSLLGRILQKFNR, from the coding sequence ATGACACAGACTAAGTTAGCTAGTGCAACGCTTGCCCCGCAATACCATATTCCAAGCCAGTTACCCGCAATAAGCTACCCAAGCCATTTGCTTGTCGGACAAGAGAAATTAGTCGACAGTTTCAACCTAGCTAGTGGCATCGAAGCGCAGCAACTATATATTGCAGACTACACAGGGATTGACCGCATCGCCTTGTTTGATGCCTTAACCCTGCAAGCAAACACACCTAGCGACACATATTTAGTTGCAGTTAAACGCACTGATAACACCGTTGCATTTGAGTGGCAGCAGCAATTGCCTAACGATAAAGTCGGCACTATAGCGTCACAAACTAAAAGTCATATCTACCTCAATGGCCGCATCACGCGCCAACAACTACTGGGTAAGGTGGTTAATAAAGGTAGTGGCAGTCAATACTTGCCTGGAGCGCTAGCACAGCATCACTATGTCTATATCTGCGCAGAGTCTTTGTATAAACGAGAAGGTATGTGGGAGCTCGTGATGCAAATTCTTGATAACCGCAAGTATCGAGTCAACAGAGAACTTGCAGAGATCCCACTTAATAGCAAAATTGTTCTGGTTGGCTCAGGTTTGTTGTTCAGCCATATGCGCCAAGAAGACAGCGTATTTGCCGAGCATTTTCCAATTTTAGCGGAAATGAGTCATGAGCTGGATCTGACCAAATATAAAGAATCTCAATATATACAATGGCTACAACAACTCGCTAAAAAACACCACGTTGAGCTAGATCAATCAGCTATTTTACCGCTGTTTTGGTACAGCGCTAAGTTAGTCGAACATCAACAGCGACTCAGCCTAAACATGTTGGCCATGTCACACCTTATGGCTCAGGCGCAATATTTCGCGACCAGTAATAACAGCTCGATGCCCACTAAAGTTGGTGCAACCGCGATTGCAACCGCGATTAACAAACAAATTGCCCGCCACAACACTTCTGAAGAGTTTTCCGCTCAAAGCTTTGACGACAAGTTCATAAATCTCGCCACCGACGGTGAACTCATAGGTCAGGTTAATGGTTTAACCGTTATCGATACTGGAGACTATAGCTATGGCGAGCCTGCGCGCATTACCACTAGTGTGCACTACGGCGACGGTGAAGTGGCTGATATTGAGCGAAAGTCTGAGCTTGGCGGTAACATTCACGCCAAAGGCATGATGATCCTTTCTGCATGCTTATATCGTATCTTTGGGCGAGACGCGCCTTTGCACCTTAACGCCAACATTGTTTTTGAACAGTCTTATCAGGAGATTGATGGTGACAGTGCTTCACTAGCTGAATATTGCTGCCTAATGTCTGCCATTGCCGAAAAGCCCATTAAGCAGTCCATTGGCGTCACAGGTGCATTAGATCAATTTGGCAATGTTCAGGCTATTGGTGGCATTAACGAGAAAATTGAAGGCTTTTTCAACATTTGTCGCAGACGAGGGCTAACGGGTACTCAAGGCGTCATTATGCCTTCTGCAAACGTACTGCAATTAAACCTTAATCCAGAGGTGATAAAAGCAGTCAACGATGGTCTATTTGCAATCTATGCCATCGACCATATGGACGACGCAATAGAGCTATTGATGCAAATACCAGCTGGCGAGCCAGATGACAACAATACGTTTGCACCAGACTCACTCTACGGTTTAGTTCAGCAGCGCCTTGACCGCCTCGCAGGACACGAAGAAGTTGAAGAGTTGTCGCTTTTAGGGCGCATATTACAAAAATTTAATCGATAA